The genomic region TTTGGAGATTAAGCTTGTCTCGAACCATTTCGTTCATTTAGATCGGTCGGTTCAACGTTTGCCGCGCTGATTCTCACCCCGAACGGAGATGACATCCACAAATGGACGAATCCGGTCCATGAGACGCTGCCCTTTATTCGATTCCTCGCCGTCCCGGTTGGTAAAGCTAAGGTGCTTTTCAAGCCCATCCAAATTGTAATTGGACGTATAGAACGTTGGTTTGCGATTCATCCGATAGTTCAGAATGGACCCCATCACATGATCTCGAACCCAAGGGTTCAGATTCTCTGCCCCGATATCGTCAAAGATGAGCAGATCACAGCTTTTCAGAATATCCGTCATTTCCTTCAGCTTCTGCCCTTCACTGATCATGGATTTCAGATCCTCCACAAAGTCAGGCATATAGATAATGACACCCGTGTGGCCTGCAACCGCCAGTTCATGCAACAGATAACACATCAGAAACGTCTTGCCTGTCCCGAAAGTTCCCTCGAGAAACAGTCCTTGCGGAGATAATCCGTTCTCCTTGGTCTCCCTAATATAACGAAGCACCTGATTCACTGCCGGAGCACGCATCCGATCCTTGCCCATGATCTCCACGTCGTTGTATCCGGCACTGAGCGCACGCTCGTCCACATAGAAACTGCGAATACGTTGCTTAATGATATGTTCATTTTGCCGGGCGATATGTTTGGAACAAGGCGCTTTTATATCTATGATTTCGGGTTTACCGTTAAAATGTTCTACTTCCAGTTTGCAAAAGTGGCCCTGAAAATCGTTAGGACAGTTGTCGAGTCCCGGACAATTCGCACAGTTCTTTGAGTCTTTGGCGTACTGAAACAGCTTGCTCAGATCGGTCATGAGCTGTGCATCTTGCAGTTCAGGATGACCTGCGCGGAATTCGCGTACGTACGGATTTTCCATCAACTCCGCCGCAATCCGCCGCGATTGCTCACGAAAGGCAGGGTTCAGCTGCTGAAGCAGTCCTCCCAAGGATTCCATGGCTTCAAGCCCCCTTAATGTTTCAATATAGAATGAACAATTGAAGTGTACCTGTGACCATCTTGATGGCATAGGAACTTTGGATCACTTGCAATTCTACTGTTCATTCTATAGAAAAACAACCAATAACTCAACTGATACATCTGGTAAATAGCGTAACCCTTCCACCACCGTACATGATCCCTAGTTTAGAGTACACTTGCAGTCCTCTACCTTACAGTACGTGTTCAAAACTCTGTTTTCCGACTTATTGAACCACCTTTATTAGCGGCGCAAGCCAACAGTAACGATCTCGCATGAACCTGTCTGTATGTTCCATTCCTTGCTGGCAAATGATAATGTTGATGCCTCTTCTATGCTGAGGGAATGAAACATTTCGCCCTCTTCCTCCAGGATGTTGCTCTTGTATGCCGTTTCGAATGGCTGTGGATTCGCTTGTGATGCAGCAAACTTCAAGTTAGCGGACTCGGTGGTCATATTGAACCAGCGGAACATCACATCACCAGAATCCTCATTCACCTTGAGCGAAGAAAAAGCCAAGCCGTCCCCTTGCCATGCAAACGGTGTGTTGTTAGGTGTCAGATAGCCCGGGTGTACTTCGGTTTGTGCCAGCGTCCAAGGAACCTGGAACTGATACGCCTCAATATATGCACCTGACGCTGCACCATTTCCATCGTGGGGAATGATCTCGATCTTAAATGTATGTTCACCAAGGCATTGTGCTTCAGGTGTCGGGAACAAGCCCCAATCTCCAAGTTCGCCTACAGAACGAAGCAGCGTAACCGCGATGGTATTGCGTCCATCCAGAAGGACTTCATATTCATTCAGGCCCAGATTGGCAACGACCAATCCGGCGTCCTTTTCACTCACATCCACAAAATTTTGTTGATGCTGAGTATTGCTTGGATTTTGCCACTCTGGTGCAGGCTTGTTATCACGCGTTGCAATTTCGAACATGGAATCCACATGATGAACTCCAGATACAAGATCCGTTGGGAAAAGAGCACGTACCCGGTGATCCTTCGCCTGATTGTTGAAGGTTGTTTCCATTTGCACGCCTTTTCCACTACGACTAAGCGATACAACCGTGCGGATCTGGAGCGGAATCATTTTAGTTGATCGCTGGGCTTTGCGGTATGGATAATAAATCAGCTCCCGTTGTTCCTGATCCAGCATCTCATCCGCCGACTCCGGTATTTCCCAATGATGAATCACTTCGAACGAGGCCAAGTATGATGTATCCTCAAGGACCCGAATCTCAGCCTGAAGCGCTTGTGTTGTCAATGCCACTTCATTCTCTGGCTGTTTGAACATGTATTCATTACCGATATCGCCCACATTTTCGTACACGCCAAGGTCCTTGTAAGTCCGGCCTGTTCGTTTATCTGTGAGGGTGAATGAACCGTTGTCGGCAATCGTGACGATCAAGTGTTGATTTTCCATGCCACGTTCACCACGCAACAGCGTAGTCGTTTTCGATGGAGATCCACTCTTGGCACGATCCGCTGAGTTCACCAAAGCATAAGTCTTCAAGCCCAATGCAGCTACATTCTCTGTTTCAAAACGAATACGAACGCGCCGGCAGCTATACGGCTGACGGAAGCGATCATCCGGTAGATCATAGCCGAATTGCAGACCCAGATCCTCCACCGTACATGGAATCTGCGTACCTTCTTCATCTACCAGTATGCGATCTGACAGGTCAACGGCTTTCATCTGCGTCGCCATCTCTTCCAATGTATATCCATCCCGGAAATACAACCGAGCCGCGTCCAGTTCCATCTGAACTACACCACTGCGTTCCCATCCCGTTGTATTAAACACCACCACAAGCCGGGCATTTTCGCCGTAACGCTCAAAGATGGAGGTATCGACAGCTGTAGCAATCTGGCTAGTGCTCTCTTCAATCAATGCCTCTGCCACATGACGGCTCTTATCAAACCGTGTTACCATCTCGCGGTGC from Paenibacillus sp. FSL R5-0341 harbors:
- the dnaI gene encoding primosomal protein DnaI, which translates into the protein MESLGGLLQQLNPAFREQSRRIAAELMENPYVREFRAGHPELQDAQLMTDLSKLFQYAKDSKNCANCPGLDNCPNDFQGHFCKLEVEHFNGKPEIIDIKAPCSKHIARQNEHIIKQRIRSFYVDERALSAGYNDVEIMGKDRMRAPAVNQVLRYIRETKENGLSPQGLFLEGTFGTGKTFLMCYLLHELAVAGHTGVIIYMPDFVEDLKSMISEGQKLKEMTDILKSCDLLIFDDIGAENLNPWVRDHVMGSILNYRMNRKPTFYTSNYNLDGLEKHLSFTNRDGEESNKGQRLMDRIRPFVDVISVRGENQRGKR
- a CDS encoding alpha-mannosidase yields the protein MTKKKRAHIISHTHWDREWYLPYEKHHMRLIQLVDSLLDQLDEGSDYKSFYLDGQTIIIEDYLQVRPEQKERLEKHIRNGRIVIGPWYILQDAFLTSGEANVRNMQVGHKDAKRYGTPSKIGYFPDTFGLVGQTPQLMQQSGIDNVFFGRGVKPTGFNNTVSDAGYESSFSELMWEGPDGSKVLGVLFANWYSNGNEVPVDEESARKFWETKLADAEKYASTNELLYMNGCDHQPIQRDLPEAIRMAEQLYPDIEFIHSNFPDYLNALRASAEHELSTVKGELRSQRTDGWGTLVNTASARVYLKQMNQLGQTMLEKVAEPLATYAYLLGHDYPHDQLTYAWKTLMQNHPHDSICGCSVDEVHREMVTRFDKSRHVAEALIEESTSQIATAVDTSIFERYGENARLVVVFNTTGWERSGVVQMELDAARLYFRDGYTLEEMATQMKAVDLSDRILVDEEGTQIPCTVEDLGLQFGYDLPDDRFRQPYSCRRVRIRFETENVAALGLKTYALVNSADRAKSGSPSKTTTLLRGERGMENQHLIVTIADNGSFTLTDKRTGRTYKDLGVYENVGDIGNEYMFKQPENEVALTTQALQAEIRVLEDTSYLASFEVIHHWEIPESADEMLDQEQRELIYYPYRKAQRSTKMIPLQIRTVVSLSRSGKGVQMETTFNNQAKDHRVRALFPTDLVSGVHHVDSMFEIATRDNKPAPEWQNPSNTQHQQNFVDVSEKDAGLVVANLGLNEYEVLLDGRNTIAVTLLRSVGELGDWGLFPTPEAQCLGEHTFKIEIIPHDGNGAASGAYIEAYQFQVPWTLAQTEVHPGYLTPNNTPFAWQGDGLAFSSLKVNEDSGDVMFRWFNMTTESANLKFAASQANPQPFETAYKSNILEEEGEMFHSLSIEEASTLSFASKEWNIQTGSCEIVTVGLRR